In Flavivirga abyssicola, the following are encoded in one genomic region:
- the ribB gene encoding 3,4-dihydroxy-2-butanone-4-phosphate synthase, giving the protein MIADTMTQKTTPKFKLNTIHEAIDDIRNGKVIIVVDDENRENEGDFVAAADKVTPQMINFMATHGRGLICAPLTENRCKELELNMMVRNNTDPMETAFTVSVDLRGGGVTTGISAGDRAKTVKALIDSNTKPFELARPGHIFPLVAKEGGVLRRTGHTEAAIDFARLAGLQPAGVIVEIMNEDGSMARLPELMEVAKKLDLKIVSIEDLVAYRMQHDSLIDKKEDFQIETRFGSFRLRAYKQTTNNQVHIALTKGQWKDNEEVLTRINSTLVNNDILGTLTNNVDKQLVNMFKVINDEGRGAIIFINQESQSMNILKRLSVIKENQKPGDLYKAPRINMDSRDFGIGAQILHDLNIHKLRLISNAEEHTKRVGLIGYGLEIVDYIKY; this is encoded by the coding sequence ATGATAGCAGATACGATGACACAAAAAACTACCCCCAAATTCAAACTAAATACAATACACGAAGCCATTGATGATATTAGAAATGGAAAAGTGATTATAGTTGTTGATGATGAAAACCGTGAGAATGAAGGGGATTTTGTTGCTGCTGCCGATAAGGTAACACCACAAATGATAAACTTTATGGCTACTCATGGCAGAGGTCTTATATGTGCGCCACTAACAGAGAATAGGTGTAAAGAGCTCGAGCTTAATATGATGGTACGTAATAATACCGACCCTATGGAAACCGCCTTTACTGTTTCCGTAGACTTAAGAGGTGGTGGAGTTACAACTGGTATTTCAGCAGGAGATAGAGCAAAAACAGTAAAAGCTTTAATCGACTCAAATACGAAACCATTCGAATTAGCAAGGCCTGGGCATATTTTCCCTTTAGTAGCTAAAGAAGGTGGTGTTTTAAGAAGAACCGGACATACAGAAGCTGCAATTGATTTTGCTAGATTAGCTGGTTTACAGCCTGCTGGCGTTATTGTAGAAATTATGAATGAGGATGGTAGTATGGCGCGTCTTCCAGAACTTATGGAGGTTGCTAAAAAACTAGACCTTAAAATTGTTTCAATAGAAGATTTAGTGGCTTATAGAATGCAACACGACTCTTTAATTGATAAAAAAGAAGATTTTCAAATTGAAACTCGCTTTGGAAGTTTTAGATTAAGAGCCTATAAGCAAACTACTAATAATCAAGTACATATAGCTTTAACAAAAGGACAATGGAAAGATAATGAAGAAGTCCTTACACGAATAAATTCAACACTAGTTAATAATGATATTCTTGGAACACTAACTAATAATGTTGACAAACAATTAGTTAATATGTTCAAAGTAATTAATGATGAAGGTAGGGGTGCTATCATATTCATTAATCAAGAATCTCAATCTATGAATATTTTAAAACGGCTATCTGTTATAAAAGAAAACCAAAAACCAGGAGACTTGTATAAAGCTCCAAGAATAAATATGGATTCAAGAGATTTTGGTATTGGAGCACAAATACTTCATGATTTAAATATCCACAAATTGAGATTAATTTCTAACGCCGAAGAACATACTAAACGTGTTGGGTTGATAGGCTATGGGTTAGAAATTGTAGATTATATAAAATACTAA
- a CDS encoding NAD(P)H-dependent oxidoreductase, with protein sequence MDTIKQLQWRYATKKFDKTKKLSNKKLDVLKEAFNLTATSFGLQTIKLIVIEDEATRIPLVKHAFNQKQVLEASHLFVICIQNDITEEDVNMYYDNIKFIRDTSDKILDPYRLDLINMMKNMSVEERQQWSKNQAYIALGNLMTVCAIEGIDSCPMEGFLPDAFDDVLKLDNMKLKSVLLLPVGYRAEDDMFSEFEKVRKSIDDAIIEL encoded by the coding sequence ATGGATACTATAAAACAGTTACAATGGCGTTACGCTACTAAAAAATTTGATAAGACTAAGAAGCTTTCAAATAAGAAGCTTGATGTTTTAAAAGAGGCCTTTAATTTAACAGCAACTTCTTTTGGGTTACAAACTATTAAATTAATCGTTATTGAAGATGAGGCTACGCGAATCCCATTGGTTAAACATGCGTTCAATCAGAAACAGGTTTTAGAAGCATCGCATTTGTTTGTAATTTGTATTCAAAATGATATTACAGAGGAGGATGTTAATATGTATTATGACAACATTAAGTTTATTAGAGACACGTCAGACAAGATTTTAGATCCTTATAGATTAGATCTTATTAATATGATGAAGAATATGTCTGTAGAAGAACGTCAACAATGGTCTAAAAACCAAGCTTATATTGCATTAGGTAATTTAATGACTGTTTGTGCAATAGAAGGGATTGATTCATGTCCAATGGAAGGTTTTTTACCAGATGCATTCGATGACGTTTTAAAATTAGATAACATGAAACTAAAATCAGTACTGTTGTTGCCTGTTGGTTATAGAGCAGAGGATGATATGTTTTCTGAATTTGAAAAAGTCAGAAAGTCAATTGATGACGCTATTATTGAATTATAA
- a CDS encoding FtsK/SpoIIIE family DNA translocase: protein MAKRKTKTKKPPKQKIKKPSFKLSNQQKLVYGTLLVICGVWLCIALVSYFFTGEADQSIIDTFPSRTSETQNWVSQFGAWIGELFIQRGFGVASFIYSGLIFLSGIYVLMNLNKAKLRKHWFWGILISIWLSVLFGFFKNKTDILGGTIGFEVNSFLQDYIGKIGTSLLLLLGLITYLAIRFRVTFESLANIFKSAKKDIKNEISDLKDDLIIPLDNNLSEEAEAIKTAYEIPLQNEEPALKKDTKPAKDIAPLEVKVAPKEEEEELDLEMKVEKVAEELSETNNLANKLVEDFGQFDPTLELAKYQFPHLDLLKKYDSEGITINQEELEENKNKIVETLSNYKIGIASIKATIGPTVTLYEIVPEAGVRISKIKNLEDDIALSLSALGIRIIAPIPGKGTIGIEVPNKNSTIVSMRSVIASKKFQTSEMQLPIALGKTISNETFVVDLAKMPHLLMAGATGQGKSVGLNAVLTSLLYKKHPAEVKFILVDPKKVELTLFNKIERHYLAKLPDSEDAIITDNTKVINTLNSLCIEMDNRYELLKNAMCRNIAEYNAKFKDRKLNPNDGHQFLPYIVLVVDEFADLIMTAGKEVETPIARLAQLARAIGIHLIIATQRPSVNVITGIIKANFPARIAFRVTSKIDSRTILDGSGADQLIGRGDMLFTQGNDVIRVQCAFVDTPEVEKITDYIGSQKAYPDAYLLPEYVGEESGTGIDIDISDRDKLFKDAAIVIVTAQQGSASLLQRKLKLGYNRAGRLIDQLEAAGIVGPFEGSKARQVLITDLIALDQHLENEI from the coding sequence ATGGCGAAAAGAAAAACTAAGACTAAAAAACCACCAAAACAAAAAATCAAAAAGCCTAGTTTTAAATTATCAAATCAACAAAAGTTGGTATATGGTACTTTACTAGTTATATGTGGTGTTTGGTTATGTATAGCCTTAGTTTCCTATTTTTTTACAGGAGAAGCAGATCAAAGCATTATCGATACATTTCCTTCTAGAACTTCGGAAACTCAAAATTGGGTAAGCCAATTTGGAGCTTGGATAGGTGAATTATTTATTCAACGTGGTTTTGGTGTTGCTTCATTTATATACTCTGGACTAATTTTTTTATCAGGTATTTATGTTTTAATGAATCTCAATAAAGCGAAACTAAGAAAACATTGGTTTTGGGGGATTTTGATATCTATTTGGTTGTCCGTTCTTTTCGGATTCTTTAAAAATAAGACCGATATTCTTGGAGGTACTATTGGTTTTGAGGTAAATTCTTTTTTGCAGGATTATATTGGAAAAATAGGGACCTCCCTCCTTCTTTTACTAGGACTAATTACATATTTAGCAATTCGTTTTAGAGTCACTTTTGAAAGTTTAGCGAATATTTTTAAATCTGCAAAAAAGGATATTAAAAATGAAATTTCGGATTTAAAGGATGATTTAATTATTCCACTAGATAATAACTTGTCTGAAGAAGCAGAAGCTATAAAAACTGCTTATGAAATTCCTTTACAAAACGAAGAACCTGCATTAAAGAAGGATACTAAACCTGCTAAAGACATAGCACCGCTTGAAGTTAAGGTCGCTCCAAAAGAAGAGGAAGAAGAATTAGATCTTGAAATGAAAGTTGAAAAGGTTGCAGAAGAACTTTCAGAAACAAATAATTTAGCTAATAAGTTAGTTGAGGATTTTGGACAATTCGATCCTACACTTGAATTGGCCAAATATCAATTTCCTCATCTCGATCTCTTAAAAAAATATGATTCTGAGGGTATTACCATCAATCAAGAAGAATTAGAGGAGAACAAAAATAAAATTGTTGAAACGTTAAGCAACTACAAGATAGGTATTGCCAGTATTAAAGCGACTATAGGTCCAACAGTTACTCTATATGAAATAGTTCCTGAAGCAGGTGTTCGTATTTCAAAAATTAAAAATTTAGAGGACGATATCGCGTTATCATTATCTGCTCTTGGTATTCGTATTATCGCCCCTATTCCTGGGAAAGGTACTATTGGTATAGAAGTTCCTAATAAAAATTCTACCATCGTATCAATGCGTTCGGTAATTGCGTCTAAAAAGTTTCAAACTTCAGAAATGCAACTTCCTATCGCTTTAGGAAAAACGATTAGTAACGAAACTTTTGTGGTTGATCTTGCAAAAATGCCTCACTTATTAATGGCAGGTGCAACAGGACAAGGTAAATCGGTAGGTTTAAATGCTGTTTTAACATCATTACTATATAAAAAGCATCCAGCAGAAGTTAAATTTATTTTAGTCGACCCTAAAAAAGTAGAGCTCACCCTTTTTAATAAAATTGAACGTCATTATTTGGCAAAATTACCAGATAGTGAAGATGCCATCATTACCGACAACACTAAAGTTATCAATACATTAAACTCTTTATGTATTGAAATGGATAACCGTTACGAGCTTCTAAAAAATGCCATGTGTAGAAACATTGCAGAATACAATGCCAAGTTTAAAGATCGTAAATTAAACCCTAATGATGGACACCAGTTCTTACCTTATATCGTTCTTGTAGTTGATGAGTTTGCTGATCTAATTATGACAGCTGGAAAAGAGGTCGAAACACCTATAGCACGTTTAGCACAATTAGCCAGAGCAATCGGGATACACTTAATTATCGCAACACAACGTCCATCTGTTAATGTAATTACTGGTATAATAAAAGCGAATTTCCCTGCTCGTATCGCATTTAGAGTAACTTCTAAAATTGACTCAAGAACTATTCTAGACGGCTCCGGTGCAGATCAATTAATTGGTCGTGGAGATATGTTATTCACACAAGGGAATGATGTTATTCGTGTGCAGTGTGCTTTTGTTGACACACCAGAAGTTGAAAAAATAACAGATTACATAGGATCTCAAAAAGCATATCCAGATGCCTACCTATTGCCAGAATATGTTGGTGAAGAAAGTGGCACAGGTATTGATATAGACATATCAGACAGAGATAAACTGTTTAAAGATGCAGCCATCGTTATCGTAACAGCACAACAAGGTTCTGCTTCTTTATTGCAACGAAAGTTAAAATTAGGCTACAATAGAGCCGGAAGATTAATTGATCAATTAGAAGCGGCTGGAATAGTAGGCCCTTTTGAAGGTAGTAAAGCTAGACAAGTTTTAATTACAGACTTAATAGCTTTAGATCAACATTTAGAAAACGAGATTTAA
- a CDS encoding DegT/DnrJ/EryC1/StrS family aminotransferase has translation MPGFELFGELERAQVNDVLDNGVLMRYGFDGMRKGHWKSKELEAELQQSFKTNHVQLVSSGTAAVSVALASAGVGAGDEVIMPVFTFVASFEAIMMLGAIPVLVDIDDTLAVDPKAVEAAITPKTKAVMVVQMCGSMGHMNAIQAVCNTHNLLLVEDACQAIGGSYNGKPLGSIGDLGCFSFDFVKTITCGEGGAVITNNKKFYTHADHYSDHGHDHIGNDRGAETHPFLGYNFRISELHAAVGLAQIKRLPEFLEIQKTNYTIIRDTLSQIPEVTFRTVPEGGEESYAFLNFFLPDLKKARKVSEMFKQHGVDACFHYYDNNWHYIRKWDHLTELKSLFPISEEVKKGLDYLKTKEFAQSDSYIARNISCLIKLSWTEEEVKSRATKMVEIIKSTV, from the coding sequence ATGCCTGGATTTGAATTATTTGGAGAATTAGAACGAGCGCAAGTTAACGATGTCTTAGATAATGGCGTTTTAATGCGTTATGGTTTTGATGGGATGCGGAAGGGACATTGGAAATCAAAAGAATTAGAAGCTGAATTACAACAATCTTTTAAAACGAATCATGTACAACTTGTTTCGAGTGGTACAGCCGCTGTTTCTGTGGCATTGGCTTCTGCAGGAGTAGGAGCAGGAGACGAAGTTATTATGCCAGTATTCACTTTTGTAGCGAGCTTTGAGGCGATTATGATGCTAGGGGCCATTCCTGTTTTAGTTGATATTGATGATACGTTGGCAGTAGATCCTAAGGCTGTTGAAGCTGCAATTACCCCAAAAACGAAAGCAGTTATGGTAGTTCAAATGTGCGGAAGCATGGGACATATGAATGCCATACAAGCTGTTTGCAATACCCATAACCTATTATTAGTTGAAGATGCCTGCCAAGCAATAGGAGGGAGCTATAATGGTAAACCATTAGGTAGTATTGGAGATTTAGGCTGCTTTTCTTTTGATTTTGTAAAAACGATTACTTGTGGTGAAGGTGGGGCAGTCATTACTAATAATAAAAAATTCTATACTCATGCAGATCATTATAGTGATCATGGCCATGACCATATTGGTAATGATAGAGGGGCTGAAACTCATCCTTTTTTAGGATATAACTTTAGAATTTCAGAATTACATGCAGCTGTGGGATTAGCGCAAATAAAACGATTACCTGAGTTTTTAGAAATTCAAAAGACAAACTATACAATCATTCGAGATACACTATCTCAAATTCCAGAAGTAACCTTTAGAACAGTTCCAGAAGGTGGGGAAGAGAGTTATGCATTTTTAAATTTTTTCTTACCTGATTTAAAAAAGGCAAGGAAGGTATCTGAAATGTTTAAGCAACATGGTGTTGATGCTTGTTTTCATTATTATGACAATAATTGGCACTATATTAGAAAATGGGATCATTTAACAGAATTAAAGTCGTTGTTCCCTATCTCAGAAGAAGTTAAAAAAGGGCTTGACTATCTGAAAACAAAAGAGTTTGCACAGTCAGATAGTTATATAGCTAGAAATATTTCTTGTTTGATAAAGCTTTCTTGGACAGAAGAAGAAGTTAAAAGTAGAGCAACGAAAATGGTTGAGATTATAAAGTCTACTGTTTAA
- a CDS encoding LptF/LptG family permease, translating into MKILDRYILTTYLKTFISVFVILMLIFILQTIWLYIKELAGKDLDIVVIAKFLIYFMPKLIPLVLPLTILLASIMVFGSFAENYEFAAMKSTGISLKRAMSGLSVFIVVLGFVTFLFSNNVIPWAEYNILNLRINIKNTKPAMAIAEGQFNPIGDNFNIKVGKKSGDNDRILNDVTIHIKGGTRNRLNLKTIKSKTGELVSEKNSNTLKLILFDGNYYEDLLPKSVKSKNKKPFVKSTFEKYIINIDLSDFNKVDFDKKSQTDKYSMLNISSLNKTIDSLTEKRQNDYQSFSKSLFQRSGISKNIKTKKVKKPINDSINTDNLFELFSPTKKFELADIAVKSITSAKQIVISKEKTRKNAKILVNKHIISLHEKFALGFACIILFFVGAPLGALIRKGGIGLPMVIAILLFLTYHFIGIFATNSAKSGNLNPILASWFSTLMMLPLGVFLTKRATADRGIFELGNIIEPLKKVFNIKEKDAVDYKFLIPYKNEELYNVINNYETLGHDENIRYEAIKLLNSRGLSIKQIREKGVHIDDDYDVSEHIAKKYKNQAKLALISYSIGAALLILYFICNNNKLPSLASILIKISIGAFVLFAFYYVRLLISTFKFYTHIKKKDKSPNFFLLLIGLPLYIISFAFLNVKIKEDLKLNCLNSLK; encoded by the coding sequence ATGAAAATATTAGACCGATATATACTAACTACATATCTTAAAACTTTTATCAGCGTGTTTGTAATTCTTATGCTGATATTTATTTTACAAACTATTTGGTTATACATCAAAGAGCTTGCAGGTAAAGATTTAGATATTGTAGTTATAGCTAAATTTTTAATTTACTTCATGCCTAAGTTAATTCCTTTGGTATTACCACTTACCATATTACTTGCATCTATAATGGTATTTGGGTCTTTTGCAGAAAATTATGAATTTGCTGCCATGAAATCAACAGGTATTTCTTTAAAACGTGCCATGTCTGGTCTTAGCGTCTTTATTGTTGTACTAGGATTTGTTACCTTTTTATTTTCTAACAATGTTATTCCCTGGGCTGAATATAATATACTTAATCTACGAATAAACATAAAAAACACGAAGCCAGCAATGGCAATTGCTGAAGGTCAGTTTAATCCTATAGGAGACAACTTTAATATTAAAGTGGGCAAAAAAAGCGGCGATAATGATCGAATTCTTAACGATGTAACCATTCACATTAAAGGAGGTACCCGCAATAGATTAAACTTAAAAACCATAAAATCCAAAACAGGAGAACTTGTTAGTGAAAAAAACTCCAATACTTTAAAACTTATATTATTTGACGGTAATTATTATGAAGATCTTTTGCCAAAAAGTGTAAAATCAAAAAACAAAAAACCTTTTGTTAAAAGCACCTTCGAAAAATACATTATCAATATAGATTTATCAGATTTTAATAAAGTAGATTTCGACAAAAAATCACAAACAGACAAATACAGCATGCTTAACATCAGTAGTCTAAACAAAACTATTGATTCTCTAACGGAAAAAAGGCAAAATGATTATCAATCATTTTCAAAAAGTTTATTTCAGCGGTCTGGTATATCTAAAAATATTAAAACCAAAAAAGTTAAAAAACCCATCAATGATTCTATTAATACAGATAACCTTTTTGAGCTTTTTAGCCCCACAAAAAAATTCGAATTAGCCGATATTGCTGTGAAATCAATAACCAGTGCAAAACAAATTGTCATTTCCAAAGAAAAAACAAGGAAAAATGCTAAAATTTTGGTTAATAAGCATATCATTTCATTACACGAAAAATTTGCACTTGGTTTTGCTTGTATCATCTTATTTTTTGTCGGCGCCCCCTTGGGAGCCTTAATACGTAAAGGAGGTATTGGCCTACCTATGGTAATAGCTATACTATTATTTTTAACCTATCACTTTATAGGTATTTTTGCTACAAATAGTGCCAAAAGTGGAAATCTTAATCCAATTTTGGCTAGCTGGTTTTCAACATTAATGATGCTTCCATTAGGTGTGTTTTTGACTAAAAGAGCTACTGCAGATCGAGGTATATTCGAATTAGGGAACATTATCGAACCATTAAAGAAAGTTTTTAATATCAAAGAAAAAGACGCTGTCGATTATAAGTTTCTTATTCCTTATAAAAATGAAGAACTCTACAATGTAATCAATAACTACGAAACGCTAGGACATGACGAGAATATCCGCTATGAAGCTATAAAATTATTAAATAGTCGAGGACTTTCAATAAAACAAATTCGAGAGAAAGGGGTTCATATAGATGATGATTATGATGTTTCAGAACACATTGCTAAAAAATATAAAAATCAAGCTAAGCTTGCTCTTATTTCATATAGTATAGGAGCTGCATTACTTATATTATACTTTATATGCAATAACAATAAATTACCATCACTAGCCTCTATATTAATTAAAATTAGTATTGGTGCATTCGTTTTATTTGCTTTCTACTATGTAAGGCTTTTAATTAGTACTTTCAAATTTTATACGCACATTAAAAAGAAAGATAAAAGCCCTAATTTTTTCCTTTTATTAATTGGGCTTCCTTTATATATAATTTCATTTGCTTTTTTGAATGTAAAAATTAAGGAAGACTTAAAGCTAAATTGTCTAAATTCCTTAAAATAG
- a CDS encoding KAP family P-loop NTPase fold protein, whose product MKTKYNITIDIGISPSEFDLAIVSLDKNANLGALNRMVLKSYGYSLNTIKSIDTSKGYDYLFSEMRKPILFVVTIGEGNSIMSLRRNLKNAIKDNIKLLEEKNIWIPLMGTGAAGLELVHSYNATLEVLKLFPKLSFTISIPEDKRGLNFIEEFEENIRTKTEIVVKPIKRRSVTPPVGFENVEENELEEAIEGAVGFNPSNESIIYEDSKSSSNSTTKERFNLLPLIKDILNQEYSFNLMVLKSALVYSINNEIDLIDESKNVFAVLYTNREKIITEEVSELNTETESHRKMSVLYSEIVEDVELLQSNDLPITYFCIFDNSFTKNDIDLISNWSSNNRLNYNPIPLRIDYIFELAKKHNIKLEDYDLKDIGNPQKQNNEASNDKIPFQLDQIVNEDKLGRDPVAKAFVDLIKKDVFTEKLNHSFIVHLQGKWGAGKSSFLNFVKNNLNAGKEQWVIVEYNAWQNQHMSPPWWSLIDQVYLKSRAQLNGLAYFQLWRKEVFRRIWRYSGWQKIIAFILFSLSIICILFFGEDIINIFNETTAVIQNGKDISKKSVITKLGDFGKLILTISSLLGILYGLTKFVTIPFFINSSKDAESFVLKASDPMNQVKKHFNDLVDDINKEKKRQLAIFIDDIDRCNKEYVVCLLEGIQTLFRDKRVLYIVAGDKNWITTSFANTYEEFESEDIGKNQLGELFIEKAFQLSFRLSNISEESKQNYWNHILGMQKENIEPKVSSIKDLTEDKQKEIKSVLRDSKSELTNPKFVQNIQDRFNLTEDTASTIVIEEKNKDTEELRHLLQEYHAYIDTNPRSIIRLANNYTMARSILIAERVAFDEHMLFRWLVIEDLCPKVKKIINTVQDILEFKEIINANNDLVKRQNCIKLLEGDGAFIEGEIKIEDIKSIKGL is encoded by the coding sequence ATTACAATAGATATTGGCATTTCTCCCAGTGAGTTTGATTTGGCAATAGTTTCATTAGATAAGAATGCAAACTTGGGAGCATTAAATAGGATGGTGTTGAAGTCTTATGGATATAGTCTTAACACAATTAAATCAATTGATACATCTAAAGGATATGATTATTTATTTTCTGAAATGCGTAAACCTATCTTATTTGTTGTGACTATTGGAGAAGGTAACTCGATAATGAGTTTAAGAAGAAATCTTAAAAATGCTATTAAGGATAACATAAAACTTCTTGAAGAGAAAAATATTTGGATACCTTTAATGGGAACAGGTGCTGCTGGTTTAGAACTTGTACATAGTTACAATGCCACTCTAGAAGTTTTAAAACTATTCCCTAAATTGAGTTTTACAATCTCAATCCCTGAAGATAAAAGAGGGCTGAATTTTATTGAGGAATTCGAGGAAAACATAAGAACTAAGACAGAGATTGTAGTAAAGCCAATAAAAAGAAGAAGTGTCACTCCTCCAGTTGGTTTTGAAAATGTTGAAGAAAATGAATTGGAGGAAGCAATTGAAGGTGCTGTGGGATTTAATCCATCAAATGAATCAATAATTTATGAAGATTCTAAATCAAGCTCAAATTCAACAACAAAAGAAAGATTTAATCTTCTACCTTTAATAAAAGATATTTTAAATCAAGAGTATTCATTTAATTTGATGGTTCTCAAGTCAGCTCTTGTATATAGTATAAATAATGAGATTGACTTAATAGATGAATCTAAGAATGTTTTTGCAGTACTTTATACTAATAGAGAAAAAATAATTACCGAAGAAGTTTCTGAACTTAATACTGAAACTGAAAGCCATAGAAAAATGTCAGTTCTTTATTCGGAAATTGTTGAAGATGTTGAGCTACTTCAATCAAATGATTTGCCAATAACTTATTTCTGCATTTTTGATAATTCATTTACTAAGAATGATATAGACCTGATATCAAATTGGTCTAGTAATAATAGGTTAAATTATAACCCTATTCCCTTAAGGATAGATTATATTTTTGAATTGGCTAAAAAGCATAATATAAAATTAGAAGATTATGATTTAAAAGATATTGGAAATCCCCAAAAACAAAATAATGAAGCATCAAATGACAAAATCCCCTTTCAACTAGACCAAATTGTTAATGAAGACAAGTTAGGTCGAGATCCAGTAGCAAAAGCTTTTGTAGACCTCATAAAGAAAGACGTTTTTACTGAAAAATTAAATCACTCATTTATAGTGCACTTGCAAGGAAAATGGGGGGCAGGAAAATCCTCTTTTTTGAATTTTGTAAAAAACAACTTAAACGCTGGTAAAGAGCAATGGGTTATTGTAGAGTATAACGCATGGCAAAATCAACATATGAGTCCTCCTTGGTGGTCTTTAATAGATCAAGTGTATCTGAAATCACGAGCACAATTAAACGGACTTGCTTATTTCCAACTTTGGAGAAAAGAAGTTTTCAGAAGAATTTGGCGTTATAGTGGTTGGCAAAAAATAATTGCTTTTATTTTATTCTCATTATCAATTATATGCATTCTATTTTTCGGAGAGGATATAATAAATATATTCAATGAGACAACTGCCGTTATTCAAAACGGAAAGGATATAAGCAAAAAAAGCGTTATTACTAAACTAGGAGATTTTGGAAAATTGATTTTAACAATATCCTCTTTATTAGGTATACTATATGGACTCACGAAATTTGTAACCATTCCGTTTTTTATTAATTCTTCTAAGGATGCGGAATCTTTTGTTTTAAAGGCTAGTGATCCAATGAATCAAGTAAAAAAACACTTTAATGATTTAGTTGATGATATTAATAAAGAAAAGAAAAGACAGCTGGCAATTTTTATTGATGATATAGATAGATGCAATAAGGAGTATGTTGTATGCCTTCTAGAGGGCATTCAAACACTATTTAGGGATAAAAGAGTATTGTATATTGTGGCAGGAGACAAGAATTGGATAACTACAAGTTTTGCCAATACTTATGAGGAGTTTGAATCGGAAGATATTGGTAAGAATCAGTTAGGAGAACTTTTTATTGAAAAAGCATTTCAGTTATCATTTAGATTGTCTAATATTTCTGAAGAATCGAAACAAAATTATTGGAATCACATATTGGGAATGCAGAAAGAAAATATTGAACCAAAAGTAAGCTCAATAAAAGATTTAACAGAGGATAAACAGAAGGAGATAAAATCAGTTCTAAGGGATTCAAAGTCAGAACTTACAAATCCTAAGTTTGTGCAAAATATTCAAGATAGGTTTAATCTAACGGAAGATACGGCTTCAACTATTGTTATTGAGGAAAAGAATAAAGACACAGAAGAACTTAGGCATTTATTGCAAGAGTATCATGCATATATTGATACAAATCCAAGATCTATAATCAGATTGGCAAACAATTATACTATGGCACGTTCTATACTTATAGCTGAACGCGTAGCTTTTGATGAGCATATGTTGTTCAGATGGTTAGTGATTGAAGATTTATGCCCAAAGGTTAAAAAGATTATAAATACAGTTCAAGATATATTGGAGTTTAAAGAAATAATTAACGCTAATAACGATTTAGTAAAACGCCAAAATTGTATAAAACTTTTAGAAGGTGATGGTGCGTTTATAGAAGGAGAAATTAAAATTGAAGATATTAAGTCAATAAAAGGACTTTAA
- a CDS encoding LolA family protein: protein MKHIITYLFIAFTFTGFTQNKAKTLLNEVSKKVKSYKNISIDFKYTLENTSENIKQETRGDVIMKGDQYKLNILGVIRLFDGKTLYTISPEDEEVTISSENDNEEDAITPSKMLSFYEDGYIYSTDIEQSIKGRKIQYIKLTPIDSKSEIKYILLGIDAQTKHIYNLIQLGKNNTKTTLTVNSFKTNEPLSETLFTFDANKYEDYYINKLD, encoded by the coding sequence ATGAAACATATTATTACATACTTATTTATTGCTTTTACATTTACAGGCTTCACTCAAAACAAAGCCAAAACACTATTAAATGAAGTTTCTAAAAAAGTAAAAAGCTATAAAAATATATCCATAGACTTTAAATATACACTCGAGAATACTTCAGAAAACATAAAACAAGAGACTCGAGGAGATGTTATTATGAAAGGTGACCAATATAAATTGAATATTCTTGGAGTTATACGCCTCTTTGATGGTAAAACACTTTATACCATAAGCCCTGAAGATGAAGAAGTAACAATTTCATCTGAAAATGATAACGAAGAAGATGCTATCACACCAAGTAAAATGTTGTCTTTTTATGAAGATGGTTATATTTATTCGACAGATATCGAACAAAGTATAAAAGGTCGAAAAATACAGTATATTAAATTAACACCTATAGATTCTAAATCTGAAATAAAATATATTTTACTAGGTATTGATGCACAAACTAAGCATATATACAATTTAATCCAACTTGGAAAAAACAATACGAAAACAACACTCACTGTTAATTCTTTTAAAACAAATGAGCCTTTATCAGAAACCTTATTTACCTTTGATGCTAATAAATATGAAGATTATTACATTAATAAATTAGATTAG